GTTCACCTGTATCCGTTCAGCATCGCTCAGGCGTCTGTTATAGAAGATCACCTCGGAGATGCGGCCGTTGAAGATGGAACTATGACCCGCGCCAATAGCTGTATTGAGAGCAGCGTGTCTCGAGAAATCAACTGTAAGTGTTGTACTGCTGCCTATCGTTTTGCCGTCGAAATTCAGCGACCAGTTGCCGGGAGCACTCCAGTTATTTAATATATGGGCGCGATTCATGTTGATGCCGCCCAACGGGAAGCCCGGCCGCGTACTGATGCCAAAGTGCGTATAGTGATTGCCATTACTATAGTGATAATGTTGTGCGGTCATGTTTACTGGGTCGCCACCAAACTCAAACGGGAAGCTGGGCGCGGTAGCAGTAGCCGCCAGATTCGAGAACTGTACAGAGAATATCTCTCCGGCTGTATATCCGTTTGTAAAGACCGGCACAGTAAAATAACTGTTGCCGGTGAAGTTCACACCCGGGTTATAGTTAATGGCGTTCGCCTGCCAGGGAAGGATAACACCGGGATGAGCTTTGGACCATTCCCTTTGCACAGCCTGGTCATCCCAGGAGCTGACGTTGTTATCAACCGCCCTTATACCCGCATCGGCCTTTACCCATGCCTGCAGATCTGTAGCCACCCCGCCGGGGAAACGCTGCTGCTTGCCAAAGGTAAAGAACACGCCATCGGCCAGATCGGCACTGGAGAGTGTAACTGTACCATTGCTGCCCAACTTCAACTCCCGGGTGAGTGTACCGAAGTCAGCGGCTGTGCTGACAAGCAGGTAGTTGTCCTGCGATCCGCCTTCCAGTTGCAGCGTTACCTGCTGGGTATTATCCCACGCGGTGGTTTTCTGCACTTTCCAGATGCGGCCCATGCGGTGCGTTACGTTGGCGCCGGTCACTGCCGTGAAGTAATTGGTGGCGCCGCCGTTGTCGCTAAATACCAGGAAGGCTTTATCGTTCGTGAAAGTATTTGTATTGGCGGCGTTGGACGCAACAATAACATCACCCAGCGCGATGGTCACCATACCAGTGTCCTGGCTGAGCGACTGCTTCTGGTTCAGCATCGTGCATTCATCACGGCCAATGCCGGTGATCCGTCTGCCGTAGCCTGTATTGTTTGCGGCAGTGTACATTTGCACCGTGCCGTCGCTTGTAACATAGTTGCTTGCCCCGTTATTGAGCGTGATGCCGTATTTCAGCGCCATATAGGATTCTATACGCTCCACCTCTTCCGGCAGCAGATCACGGTTATAAATGAATACTTCCGGCACCAGGACTTTCGAATATTCTCCGTAGGTCGCGGCACCCACGTCCAGCGTCCAAACGGACGCATCTGAAGTAGCGCCTGTTTTCAACGCTGCACCACTGCCCCGGAATTCATAGGCCCCTGCGGCAGCACGCTGATAAGAATACATCCTGCCTTTGGTGCTGATGGCAGCGCCTGTATTCAACCAGCCTTCCACATATAAACGGTCTTCATACCCTGCATGCCAGCCAAACAGCTTGTTGCCTGTAGAGCTGGTGAACACGCGTCCCGTCTGCGAACCTTCCAGTTCGGCCATCCCCATCAGGGTATAAGCACCGGTAACAGCGGCAGCGGCGGGCACACGATGGGCGTCGTTGCCATCGTAATAAATAGCAGGATTGAAATTCACCAGACTGGCAGTGCCATCCGGGTCGCCTACTACCGTCATATGGTTGGCGTTACCGGAAATATCGCCCCAGTTCACGCCGTCTACCGCCTGGTCCGCACGGTACCAGGCCACGATGCCGTCATTTACACAAGCCGGGCCGGCAAAGGTCATGGGTATGCTGTTACCGAATTCCGAAGTGCCGCAGTCATTGGCGGGAATACGAAGCGTAGCCGTCCAGAAACCCAGGCCCGTAGCGCCCGGACCGGCATTGTAGGTGATCGTTTGCGTGGAAGCGCCCGCGCTTACATTCGGTATGGAGGTAACAAAATATTGCCCGCTCGTTTTACTCGTAGCGGGATCGTTGGCATAAATATCTATCGCGTATTGCGCGCCGGCCGTTATATTCGGGATAGTTAGCTGGAGCTCGTATTGCCCTCCTCCGAGCGGGACAGACGATACCAGCACCGGCGTACGATTGGTGGCGGCTGTATAAGTACAGTTGCCCGCGGGATTTGAAATACCCAGACCGGCATTATTATAAATAGAGTTATTGGTGATGACCACCTTGTTAGGTGCATCGTTATTGACACCCGATCCACCATTATCATATAACACGCACCCACTCACCTGCGCGTCCGTTACGCCCGCGCCACCGTAGAACCAGATGCCATGATTGGCGCTATTGACTACCGTATCACCCGTCAGGTCATAATCAGAAACCGCATTGGCGCCATTGAGCACGATACCGGACCGGGTGTTGTTCCTGAAAGAAGAGTTGACAATATCTACATTGCTACGCGCGAAGTTCCCACCAAATTCAATACCATCCTCGTTCGCGGTAAATCTTGAATTGGAAACCAGGAAGTTGGTCGCCGCTGCCACCACAACTATCCCCTCGTTATCAAATTCATTGAACGATACGTTATCGATCGTTACGTCGGTTGCCGCGCCCAGGAAAGCGATGCCATGAATCCCATCAACCGTATTGGCCGGCTTGTCGCCATCCAGTACCGAATTGGTGATGTTAACACCGTTTGCTGTGGTTTCGAACCTGATAAAAGAAGAACCGCCGTGAAGACCCGGCATCCTGTTCTCCATCAGGACCTGGTTGATCGTGATATTGCTGGCAGCGCCATTGAACCAGATATTATAAATATCGTTCTCATTGATATTGATCGTATCCAGTGTTATATTGTCCGCAGTATTGTCGAAGCGGATGGCATAGTCCCCGTCATTATCGGCGCCAATTACATCCATATCCGCTGTAAACCTGTTCAGCTCTATATTGGTGCTAACAAAATCGCTGTAAAAACCCAGGGCCACGCCGCTCCACAAGCTGTCGATAGTGACATTCCGGAACATAATGTTATTCGCCGTTTCTACCGCACCGCCGGTATTGTCCAGCACGATGCCGTTCTGAAAACCGCTGATATTGGAATTCGTCAGCGTCCACCCGTTCACCGCTGCGTCGCGGAACACAATACCTTCCCCGCCACGTACATTCCCTGCAGAGCTTAAATGGATATTATCCATCACCAGGTTCGTTTGCATGCCGCCTGTAAAATAAAACGCGCGCCCATAGTAAGAGCCGCTGGCTGGTTGAATATCGTTGGAAATAATATTCCTTACGGTCAGGTCGGTGGATGCGCCCCGCACCCACATGAACGCATTCAGGAAATTGCCGACTGTGCTGAAGGAACGGATATTTTCAATGGTGATACCCGTCCTGTTCGCAAAAATATCCACGTTGATATCACCGTTGTTCTGCAACGTGAAGTTCCGCACTGTCACACTGTCCGCATCGATCACAAAAGGATTGACAATGGCATCGGCGCCGGTCGAAAACAGCGTGATCTTGTTCTCCCCGTCGATGGTCAGCTTCTTTACGGTAATGGTCGGCATCGTTGACACCAGCGTGATCTGCCCGTGCACATTGAACACGATCTCATGCGGACCCGGCCCCGCCGCGTTTGCATCCAATATTGCCTGCCTGAATGAACCCGGCCCGGAATCATTGGTATTCGTTACCGGAAATGTGGCTGCCTTTGCAAAAGCAGCCGCTAACAAACAACAAATTACTAAAAGGTACCGGGAATACGCACGCATACGCAGCCAGGAAAGGAGTGTAAAATTCCTCATAGGAGTTACTGGTTAATGAAAAACGATATTCGGGAAAGGGTTTTTTAGCTTTCTCGCCCACATGGGTTATGGTTATGCACTGCTAAATTAATTGAAGGACGACAGGGCGCTTATAGAATAAGTACGTAGCGGCTGTAGTATAAATTCTACTTTTATCAAAAGCCGGGAACGGAATATACATCCTGTTCAAAATATACTACATTTGTTTATCCTTGATTTGGCGGGCTGAAGAGCTGTGAGCAAACAAACATATACTATGAAAAGCATTCTTGTTGCGGATGACCATTCCATTGTTCGTCTGGGCGTTTCGCATATCATTTCTACATTATCCATTCCTGTAAAGATCACGGAGGCGGAAACCTTTGACCAGGTGATCGCTTCGCTGGAAAAACAATCTTTTGACGTACTGATCCTTGACATTAATATTCCGGGAGGAAACAACCTGCAGATGATAGATGCCGTAAAACTGCGGCAACCGCAGATCAAGGTGCTGATCTTCTCCGGATATGACGAGCAGTTGTTCGCGATCAATTATATACAAGCTGGTGCGGACGGATACCTGATGAAGTACACACCGGAAGAAGAGATCAGGCTGGCTATCCTTACCGTGCTGAAACAGGAAAAGTATATGAGCGCCGTTACCCGGCAGCAGATGCTCAATATGCTGAACAACCAGCGCGCTCCTGTCATCAATCCTTTATCCTCTCTCTCTCCACGGGAAATAGAGGTCATGAACCTGCTTACCAAAGGCGTACCGATCGCCAGAATTGCGGAAACACTGCATTTACAGATCACCACCGTCAGCACTTACAAGACCCGCATCTTTGAAAAACTGGGCATTTCCAATATTGTGGAATTGCTGGAAAAAGTAAAGATGTACAGCACCCCGGGTTAATTCAGACGCAGCAATATCTCCATGCGTGTGCCGGCATCTTCATTGGCATGTACCACCAGCTTTCCGTTGATCTGCTGCAAAAGTTCCAGCACGATCATCAGACCAACGCCCTGCTGCATGGATAGCAACCATTTTTCATCGGACAGCTCCCGGCCATTCCCGTTGATCCAGTCCCGCATCTCCGGGGACATTCCAATACCGGTATCGGATATCCTGATGGATACCACACCATCCTCACAGGATGCGGCCATACCTACATAACCGGCCGTAGTATATTTTACAGCATTATCCAGCAGATTATTGACCACTATGGCCAGTAGCTGGCGGTTTACCGGCACTTTCAGATCCGGGCTCGTATTATTGTATATCCTGATGGCTCTGGATTCGGCTATAGGACGGAAAATACCGGCTTTTTCCTCCAGCAGCTCATACAGGTCCACATGCTGAATAGCAGCATGGTTGTCCATGACCTGCATTTTCATGTACTGAATGAGGTTCTCTACCAGGTGGTACATGCGGTAGACCGATTCATGCATGGCGCCCGAACGCCGGTCTTGCTGCGCTGTTGTGGAAGACAACAGCAAAAGGTACTTCATGGGGGTTTTGATATCATGCGTGATAGCGGTGATAAGGTGTTGCTGCATCTGGCTCTTGCGGTGCAGCTGCTGTTCCGATGCCTGCAGGAACAGGAGCGTCTCCTGCAATTCCCTTGTGCGTTCCTCCACACGTTGCTGAAGCATCTGGTTTTTATGATGAATATATTTTACACGCCAGCGTACATATACAAATATCAGCAACCCCAGGAGAAAGATGGCAGCAACTCTGAACCAGGCCGTTTCGAACCATGCCGGACGCACGATCAGCGTGATGATCTTCTCGGAATAATTATTAAGCCCGAACCCGTTGATCTTGCGGATATGGAGTTTGTACTCGCCCGAGTGCATTCCGGAGAATGAGATCACGCCTTTATCTTCCACCGGTAACCAGACCTTCCCGGCTCCATCCACCAGGGCATAGTCCATCTGTACATTATATCCATCTCCAAAATAAGGGGTGCTGACATGCAGCGCCAGGCGCAGAAACTGATTGGGGAGGTTGACCGTATCGCCCACGGCTATAGCCTGGTTATCCAGCATAACCTGGTCTATGATCAAGGGCCCTTTCGGCAACTCCGGCCTGACGTCTGCCGGAGAGAATTGCACCAGGCCCTCCATAGCCGGTAATGATATCCGTCCATCCTGCAGTTTGAGCGCACAGGGCTGACATCCTCCATTGAACTCGTTCGTCAGAAAACCGTGTTCTTTTGCATAATAGAGATAGTACACATAGTCCTGCCGGCCTTCCGCGTACGCCATCAGATCAGCTCTGGCTGCCTGAAAAAGCCCTTTATTGGTCGGGATCCAGAAAAAACCCCTGTCATCTGCTGCAATGCAGTGAGCCGTATTGAGGTAGTCGAGTTTGTCTTTGGGCAGTGAGATGAGCTTGTTTTGCCGGTACAGGAAAAAACCGCTGTCATAAGTGGTGATCCATACTTCATCCTTCGCCGGAATAAAGAGGCTGCGGATGTAGCGGTCGTTGAATTCCGAAAGCGTGTCAATATGCCGGGACGGGAGATGGATCCTTACAAGCCCCTTGCCGCCACCTACCCACAGCAATTCAGGGATTTCATGCAGTATGAAGGAAGCATCCTTTACATCTCCGGAGTACAGGACAGGATCCGGCGCGGATGCATCGAGGGAATAAAGCCCTGCATTCTTTGTTCCGATCCACAGGCGGTTGCTGTACCCGAGATACAATTGGGTAACTTCATCTTTTTCAAAGGAAAAACTCCAGAGCACTTTCGTGATCTTTGGATCATATCTATATACCGTCGATTTATTCTTATACCAGTAGCATCCCTGTTCATCCCGCAGCATACTGTACCGGTCCCACTGCGCATGCCTGGATTTCATCAGGTCCACGTATTCCGCCCTCCCATTCCTGCCAAATACAATACCCTGAGCCGTCACTATCCCGCTATCGCCATAAGGCGCCTGCGCATAGAATACATTATTCTGCTCATCGGGAGAAATAAAAGGATGGAAATGTTTACGGGTGTAGATGTACAATCCTTTAGACCGGCTACCCATGAACACCCGCTCCTGCTCCTCATCATAATAAACAGAAATAATATTGTTCCTGTCGAAATCAAACCGGCCTACGATCTCTCTCGTTTGCATTCCCCCTTCAGGCGAAACGGTCATATAATAGCATTTTTTGTCCTGATACAGGAACAATTGCTCTGCCACATAATTCCAGTAAAGCCTGCTCGTTCCCCTTGCCGCATTGAGCCCACCCGTCACCGGAACCTGCTGCACCGTATCCATGTTGAAGGTTACAAACTTTCCGGGTGCGGGCATGTGGTATAACTTCCGGCCAATGGTGAAGAAGGTCCAGGGACTGTGGTTACGGTATGCAAACGCATATTGTACGTTTCCCTTGCGTATGTAAGCTATGGAATCCCGGCTGATCCGGAAAAATGCCTGCGCTGATATCGGGATCACATACCGTTCCGAGTTGATAAGGCCGGCAAATATATTCGGCAACCCTGTAACAGGATAAACACCTACGGTATCATGATAAACCAGGTATTCATATTTATCCGGAGAGGCAGGGACCTTTTTATATTCTTCAGCATATCCATTCTTTATGGACAATACCTGGTGCTTTTCGGTACGCGCAAATAATCCTTTTCTGCCGTTGCCCGGATAAATGTAGGAAATGCGGCTGTTGCCGAAACTGCGGAAACGGGTGCCTTCAAAGCGCACCAGCCCATTTTCGGTAGCCAGCCACAGAAAGCCCGCCCCGTCGGGTGCAATAAATTTCACACTGTTTTGCGGCAAGCCGTTCTCATCAGTAAAATGCTGGATATGGTAGCCCGTTGTGTCCTCCTCATGGGCATGGACAATAATAGGTACACAGAAAAGCAGCAGGATAGCCGTTAATTTCATTCTCATGCCTGAACAAACACTTACTTACGCGGTGTCATTCTATATAGGGAAGCGCATTAGTGATATGCCGGCATACGGCTTCATATTCAATAATACTTTCACATATAGGGTATAGTAGATGTACTATATTGCAAATATATGATAGATGATTCGGAATCCTAATGTTTTTTTCACATTCAGAATAACGGGCCCGGCTCCTGCTCTACCGGCTCCTCTCCCGCCCTGAAAATCCTGGCCCTCAGTGGTCCGCGCAGGGACATGGTATTTCCATTCACTTCGATCCAGCTTCCTTCCCTTAATCCGATAACGGGGATCTCCTGTTGGGTATGAAACTCCCTGATGCGGGTTTCCCTGGTTTCCCCCATATGCAGCAGGCCGGGAACCGGATCAAGATAATGCGGGTTGAGATTGAAAGGCACCAGTCCCATAGTAACGAAGCTCGGCGGATAAACAATGGGCATATCATTGGTCGTTTGCATATTGATGCCGGCAATATTACTGCCGGCGCTGGCGCCGAGGTAAGGCGTCCCTTTTTCCACTGCTGTTTTCAACACGTCCATTAATTGCTGTTCATGCAACTGTTTTACCAGCAGGAAGGTATTTCCGCCACCCGTAAAGAATCCTTCCGCCTGATGCAGTGCCTCTACCGGCGAGGCAAAGGTATGCAGCCCTTTCACGGCAATTCCCGCACCAGCAAATGCAGATGCGGCACGGGCAGTATAATCATCATGAGAAATACCGCCGGGCCGTGCATAAGGAATAAATATGATCTCTCTGATACCCTCGAAAAGCTTTTGTATCACAGGTTGCAGGTAGGCCAGGTATTCACCGCCCGGTAAAGTGGATGTACTGGCCAGAACGATATGCTTCATGCCTCAAAAATATTACTTATCCGTATATTGCAG
This genomic stretch from Chitinophaga sp. XS-30 harbors:
- a CDS encoding response regulator transcription factor, which produces MKSILVADDHSIVRLGVSHIISTLSIPVKITEAETFDQVIASLEKQSFDVLILDINIPGGNNLQMIDAVKLRQPQIKVLIFSGYDEQLFAINYIQAGADGYLMKYTPEEEIRLAILTVLKQEKYMSAVTRQQMLNMLNNQRAPVINPLSSLSPREIEVMNLLTKGVPIARIAETLHLQITTVSTYKTRIFEKLGISNIVELLEKVKMYSTPG
- a CDS encoding ATP-binding protein, with protein sequence MRMKLTAILLLFCVPIIVHAHEEDTTGYHIQHFTDENGLPQNSVKFIAPDGAGFLWLATENGLVRFEGTRFRSFGNSRISYIYPGNGRKGLFARTEKHQVLSIKNGYAEEYKKVPASPDKYEYLVYHDTVGVYPVTGLPNIFAGLINSERYVIPISAQAFFRISRDSIAYIRKGNVQYAFAYRNHSPWTFFTIGRKLYHMPAPGKFVTFNMDTVQQVPVTGGLNAARGTSRLYWNYVAEQLFLYQDKKCYYMTVSPEGGMQTREIVGRFDFDRNNIISVYYDEEQERVFMGSRSKGLYIYTRKHFHPFISPDEQNNVFYAQAPYGDSGIVTAQGIVFGRNGRAEYVDLMKSRHAQWDRYSMLRDEQGCYWYKNKSTVYRYDPKITKVLWSFSFEKDEVTQLYLGYSNRLWIGTKNAGLYSLDASAPDPVLYSGDVKDASFILHEIPELLWVGGGKGLVRIHLPSRHIDTLSEFNDRYIRSLFIPAKDEVWITTYDSGFFLYRQNKLISLPKDKLDYLNTAHCIAADDRGFFWIPTNKGLFQAARADLMAYAEGRQDYVYYLYYAKEHGFLTNEFNGGCQPCALKLQDGRISLPAMEGLVQFSPADVRPELPKGPLIIDQVMLDNQAIAVGDTVNLPNQFLRLALHVSTPYFGDGYNVQMDYALVDGAGKVWLPVEDKGVISFSGMHSGEYKLHIRKINGFGLNNYSEKIITLIVRPAWFETAWFRVAAIFLLGLLIFVYVRWRVKYIHHKNQMLQQRVEERTRELQETLLFLQASEQQLHRKSQMQQHLITAITHDIKTPMKYLLLLSSTTAQQDRRSGAMHESVYRMYHLVENLIQYMKMQVMDNHAAIQHVDLYELLEEKAGIFRPIAESRAIRIYNNTSPDLKVPVNRQLLAIVVNNLLDNAVKYTTAGYVGMAASCEDGVVSIRISDTGIGMSPEMRDWINGNGRELSDEKWLLSMQQGVGLMIVLELLQQINGKLVVHANEDAGTRMEILLRLN
- the pepE gene encoding dipeptidase PepE; protein product: MKHIVLASTSTLPGGEYLAYLQPVIQKLFEGIREIIFIPYARPGGISHDDYTARAASAFAGAGIAVKGLHTFASPVEALHQAEGFFTGGGNTFLLVKQLHEQQLMDVLKTAVEKGTPYLGASAGSNIAGINMQTTNDMPIVYPPSFVTMGLVPFNLNPHYLDPVPGLLHMGETRETRIREFHTQQEIPVIGLREGSWIEVNGNTMSLRGPLRARIFRAGEEPVEQEPGPLF